In one window of Bemisia tabaci chromosome 6, PGI_BMITA_v3 DNA:
- the LOC109042015 gene encoding uncharacterized protein isoform X1, with the protein MQSQTVQHITECFVKPQYVTEESKQPYYLMPFELCMLSWHYIQEGLLFETPQVVNRADFINDLLDRLKYSLSLTLVQYYPLAGRLVTKKQENDSSYLIFVDCVNSPGAKFIHAKIDMTTSDILSARYEPLIVRSFFDHKTSVNYDGRTKPLVSIQVTELNDGVFIGCSMNHAMADGASYWNFWNTLSNIFQTDESKKIERPPVDLKRWSSEGRGPLVDFPVTFQDEFITNVDVPEGHVSRKFHFSAESAAKLKAKANSECNTTVISSFQSLAAHLWRSVTKARRLPSDQVVSCNPAVNIRPRMKPPLPPDCFGSMVSSASAQTTAGELLEKSLGWAAWQLHQAIVSFTDTSVREFTEEWVRAPCIVDITKLFVPTAMNIGGSPWFDMYGNEFGMGKALTIICGTVLRFDGSVDTSPGREGGGSVTFRVCLAAPAMEALESDEEFMAFVSRPLQRV; encoded by the coding sequence ATGCAATCTCAAACCGTTCAGCACATTACGGAGTGCTTTGTAAAACCACAGTATGTCACGGAGGAGTCAAAGCAACCGTACTATCTAATGCCCTTCGAATTATGTATGCTGTCTTGGCACTACATCCAAGAGGGCCTTCTCTTTGAAACACCGCAAGTGGTTAACCGGGCAGACTTCATAAACGATCTCTTAGATAGACTCAAGTATTCTCTTTCCCTCACTCTCGTTCAGTACTATCCGCTTGCTGGCCGCCTAGtgacaaaaaaacaagaaaatgactCTTCCTACTTAATCTTCGTCGATTGCGTCAACAGTCCCGGCGCAAAATtcattcatgcaaaaatcgacATGACAACATCGGATATTCTTTCTGCGCGATATGAACCATTGATCGTTCGATCATTCTTCGACCATAAGACATCCGTCAACTACGATGGTCGTACAAAACCTCTAGTTTCCATCCAAGTCACCGAACTGAATGATGGAGTCTTCATTGGCTGCTCAATGAACCACGCTATGGCTGATGGAGCCTCCTATTGGAATTTCTGGAACACACTGTCCAATATATTTCAAACGGATGAAAGTAAAAAGATTGAACGTCCTCCCGTAGACCTGAAACGGTGGTCCTCAGAGGGACGCGGTCCTTTGGTTGACTTCCCAGTCACTTTTCAAGATGAGTTTATCACCAACGTCGATGTGCCCGAAGGCCATGtatcaagaaaatttcacttcTCGGCAGAGTCGGCTGCGAAACTGAAAGCGAAAGCAAATTCAGAATGTAATACCACTGTGATTTCATCATTTCAATCGTTAGCCGCGCATTTATGGAGATCCGTTACGAAGGCGAGGCGCCTGCCGAGCGATCAGGTAGTTTCCTGTAACCCAGCTGTAAACATCAGACCCAGGATGAAGCCTCCCTTGCCTCCTGATTGTTTCGGGAGCATGGTAAGTTCGGCCTCTGCTCAAACTACTGCTGGCGAACTCCTCGAAAAAAGTCTCGGTTGGGCGGCTTGGCAGCTACACCAAGCGATCGTGAGCTTCACGGATACATCGGTGCGCGAATTTACGGAGGAATGGGTTCGCGCGCCATGTATAGTTGATATTACTAAGTTGTTCGTTCCTACTGCGATGAATATCGGTGGTTCGCCGTGGTTCGATATGTATGGGAATGAGTTCGGGATGGGCAAAGCGCTGACGATCATCTGTGGAACGGTGCTCAGGTTTGACGGGAGTGTAGATACGTCTCCTGGACGTGAGGGTGGAGGAAGTGTGACTTTTCGGGTGTGCCTTGCAGCTCCTGCGATGGAAGCACTGGAATCTGACGAGGAGTTCATGGCCTTTGTTTCTAGACCACTCCAAAGAGTATAG